One genomic region from Macellibacteroides fermentans encodes:
- a CDS encoding M64 family metallopeptidase, giving the protein MKNSALLLFLILFTTNVGNAQNDFSSYFEKRTLRIDFSLTGNDSIQQAAVQQLREEPVWGGPVKNMEDPFGYGGYYINVYDLASGKKIYSRGFNTLFEEWRTTDQAKVETQSWNNSVSVPFPKKPVRIELCARDKSDMEFHPIMTQTIDPKSIFIDRSPLKKNKIVKIQDKGDSAEKVDLVFLAEGYTMEELEKFESDARRFTKTLFDTPPFGKFKSDFNVWAVCIPSEESGMDVSGDSIWKNTALNSGYYTFGIDRYLTSQDMKPIRDAVWNVPCDAIFILVNSDTYGGGGMYNFYAMSTAHNELTSVVFVHEFGHSFAGLADEYFDSEVAYNDFYNLKYEPWEPNITTLVNFESKWKDLLPKKTPVPTPLNETFKEQIGVFEGGGYLSKGIYRPMNNCMMRNYHPFCPACQRGITQMINFLTDRPVK; this is encoded by the coding sequence ATGAAAAATTCAGCTCTACTTCTATTCTTAATATTGTTTACTACAAACGTAGGCAATGCACAAAACGACTTTTCATCCTATTTTGAAAAGAGAACCCTGCGTATTGATTTTTCACTAACGGGAAATGACTCGATTCAGCAGGCTGCTGTACAACAACTGCGGGAAGAACCTGTTTGGGGCGGTCCGGTTAAAAATATGGAAGACCCATTTGGTTACGGAGGATATTATATCAATGTATATGATCTTGCTTCCGGGAAAAAGATATATTCACGTGGATTCAATACGTTGTTTGAGGAATGGAGAACAACCGACCAAGCTAAAGTGGAGACTCAATCATGGAACAACAGTGTATCGGTTCCATTTCCCAAAAAGCCGGTACGAATTGAATTATGCGCCAGGGATAAGTCAGATATGGAATTTCATCCGATTATGACTCAAACGATTGATCCCAAAAGCATATTTATCGACCGCAGTCCTCTGAAAAAGAATAAGATTGTTAAAATTCAGGATAAAGGTGATTCTGCAGAAAAGGTAGATCTTGTATTCCTTGCCGAAGGTTATACAATGGAGGAATTAGAAAAATTTGAATCCGACGCCCGACGTTTCACTAAAACACTGTTTGATACGCCACCCTTCGGAAAATTCAAATCAGATTTTAATGTATGGGCTGTTTGCATTCCGTCTGAGGAGAGTGGCATGGATGTTTCGGGCGACAGTATCTGGAAAAATACGGCTTTGAATTCGGGTTATTACACATTCGGTATCGATCGCTATCTTACATCGCAAGATATGAAACCGATTAGGGATGCGGTATGGAATGTACCCTGCGACGCGATATTTATCCTTGTGAACTCCGACACCTATGGAGGGGGGGGCATGTATAATTTTTATGCCATGAGTACGGCTCATAATGAACTTACCTCGGTTGTATTTGTACATGAATTCGGCCATAGTTTTGCAGGGTTAGCCGATGAGTACTTTGATTCGGAAGTTGCATACAACGATTTCTACAACCTTAAGTATGAGCCTTGGGAGCCAAACATCACCACATTGGTGAATTTTGAAAGTAAATGGAAAGATCTGCTTCCTAAAAAAACGCCTGTTCCAACTCCTTTAAATGAAACATTCAAGGAACAGATAGGGGTTTTTGAAGGTGGAGGATATCTTTCAAAAGGAATCTATCGCCCTATGAATAATTGTATGATGCGTAATTATCACCCCTTTTGTCCTGCATGCCAGAGAGGTATCACGCAAATGATAAATTTCCTGACAGACAGGCCTGTTAAATAA
- a CDS encoding efflux RND transporter permease subunit: protein MINKIIRYFLENRVITSLLLVALIGWGISTAPFSWGDGGFLPRDPVPVDAIPDIGDNQQIVATEWMGRSPKDIQDQITYPLTTSLLGIPGVKTIRSTSMFGMSFIYIIFNDDVEFYWSRSRVLEKLNSLPPGTLPADVQPALGPDATALGQIFWYTLEGRDPKTGKPTGGWDAEELRTIQDFYVKYSLSAAEGVSEVASAGGFVREYQVELNPDAMRSFNVSVMDVMNAVQKSNLDIGAETVEINQAEYLIRGLGYIKKVADLEEAVVTVRNGVPVRIKDVAFVNLGPATRRGGLDKEGVEAVGGVVVARYGSNPLKVIDNVKAKIEEMDAGMPQKVLEDGTVSKVTVVPFYDRTGLIKETIGTLESALTEEVLICIIVIIVLIFNLRASFIIASMLPLAVLSTFIIMRNVGVDANIVALSGIAIAIGVMVDIGVVFVENVIRHMEMPENKGINKGKPFVNLIHKAIGEVSGAVLTGMLTTVISFIPVFAMEAQEGKMFHPLAFTKTFALASAFILGVVVLPTLTYFLFSIRSNSALLRKGLNYLLITAGVVLLIIYGSVPALGLTAVGFNNLLAYRWKNPKISTYINIGITLLITLYYLSEGWLPMGPENGITPNILFVAGSVAVIMFVFALLVHFYERILRWCLENRWKFMSIPLFTILFGLLIWLGFDKTFGFLATGAEGVGWKTVRQTSLWTSASETFPGIGQEFMPSLNEGSFLLMPTSMPHTGVEQNLKLIETLDRRLAAIPEVDVAVGKWGRVNSALDPAPVQMFENTINYRPEYILDSDGHRMRFKVNSKGEFLLKGGGVYNPADGFRIIPADSLIADRYGDYLRQWRPEIKSSNDIWQEIVNVTHLPGLTSAPKLQPIEARQVMLSTGMRAPMGIKVYGPDLESIEEGGKALEQALKEVPSVIPSSVFYDRAVGAPYLEIELNRSNMARYGVNVSDMQEVLGAAVGGMVLTSTVEGRERFPVRLRYARELRDSPEALAKLLIPTATGVQVPLEELADISYERGAQMIQSENTFLLGYVIFDKLAGKAEVDVVKEASRILEDKIANGELKLAKGVSYKFAGNYEQQERATKRLMIVIPIALLSILMILYFQFRTVTASFIHFSGVFVAFAGGFIFLWLYGQDWFMNFSLNNINMRDLFQMHPINLSVAVWVGFIALFGIATDDGVLMGTYIHDVFVERNPKTRIAIREAVVFAGNKRVRPAAMTTASTLIALLPVLTSAGKGADIMVPMSIPTFGGMLIQSMTMFVVPVLQCWWREGVLKREQRKEKKQNELQTTKETEYEE from the coding sequence ATGATTAATAAAATTATTCGTTATTTTTTGGAAAACAGAGTTATCACATCATTGCTCTTGGTTGCATTGATTGGTTGGGGTATCTCAACAGCTCCTTTCAGTTGGGGTGACGGAGGTTTTTTACCTCGCGATCCTGTGCCGGTAGATGCCATTCCTGATATCGGAGACAACCAGCAGATTGTTGCTACCGAATGGATGGGGCGTTCTCCGAAAGATATCCAGGATCAGATAACCTATCCTCTTACTACGTCTTTACTGGGTATTCCCGGAGTAAAAACGATTCGAAGCACTTCCATGTTCGGGATGTCTTTTATCTACATCATATTTAATGATGATGTAGAGTTTTACTGGAGCCGTTCGAGGGTGTTGGAAAAATTGAATTCCTTACCTCCCGGAACATTACCTGCTGATGTGCAACCTGCATTAGGTCCGGATGCCACGGCCCTTGGACAGATATTTTGGTATACGTTGGAAGGGCGCGATCCTAAGACCGGTAAACCTACCGGAGGTTGGGATGCCGAAGAGCTTCGAACAATCCAGGACTTTTATGTCAAGTATTCTCTGTCGGCCGCCGAAGGTGTTTCGGAAGTCGCTTCAGCAGGAGGATTCGTAAGAGAGTATCAGGTGGAACTTAACCCCGATGCCATGCGTTCGTTCAATGTGTCCGTTATGGATGTGATGAATGCAGTACAAAAAAGCAATCTTGACATCGGAGCTGAGACTGTTGAAATAAATCAGGCTGAATACCTGATCCGTGGTCTGGGTTATATCAAAAAGGTAGCCGATCTTGAGGAGGCTGTTGTTACTGTACGAAACGGGGTGCCTGTACGCATCAAGGATGTTGCATTTGTAAATCTCGGACCTGCAACGCGTCGAGGTGGTTTAGATAAGGAGGGGGTAGAGGCAGTTGGCGGGGTAGTTGTTGCCCGTTACGGCTCTAATCCATTAAAGGTTATAGATAATGTAAAAGCAAAGATTGAAGAAATGGATGCAGGGATGCCGCAGAAAGTGCTGGAAGACGGAACCGTATCCAAAGTTACAGTTGTTCCCTTTTACGATCGTACAGGATTGATTAAAGAGACAATCGGTACGTTGGAATCGGCTCTCACAGAGGAGGTTTTGATCTGTATCATCGTTATAATCGTCCTGATTTTTAATCTACGTGCCTCTTTCATAATTGCAAGCATGCTTCCGTTGGCGGTGTTATCTACCTTTATTATCATGCGGAATGTGGGAGTAGATGCGAACATTGTAGCTTTGTCCGGAATCGCAATCGCTATTGGAGTTATGGTAGATATAGGTGTTGTGTTCGTTGAAAATGTAATCAGACATATGGAAATGCCCGAAAATAAGGGTATCAACAAAGGCAAGCCTTTTGTAAACCTTATTCATAAGGCTATCGGTGAAGTTTCCGGAGCAGTGCTTACAGGTATGCTTACAACGGTTATCAGCTTTATACCTGTATTTGCCATGGAAGCCCAGGAGGGAAAAATGTTTCATCCGTTGGCATTTACCAAGACATTTGCCCTTGCTTCTGCGTTTATACTGGGTGTAGTGGTATTGCCTACACTTACGTATTTCCTGTTTTCGATCCGTTCAAATTCTGCATTGCTGCGAAAGGGCTTAAATTACTTACTTATAACAGCAGGTGTAGTACTTCTGATCATATATGGAAGTGTGCCGGCTTTGGGACTTACAGCCGTTGGGTTCAATAATTTATTGGCTTACAGATGGAAAAATCCAAAGATTTCAACCTATATCAATATTGGTATTACATTATTGATAACCCTTTATTATTTGTCAGAGGGTTGGTTGCCCATGGGACCCGAAAATGGAATTACTCCCAATATTCTGTTTGTAGCCGGTAGTGTAGCCGTTATAATGTTCGTATTTGCTCTGCTGGTCCATTTTTATGAAAGGATATTAAGATGGTGTCTCGAAAATAGATGGAAATTCATGTCTATCCCATTGTTCACCATACTCTTCGGGCTACTAATTTGGTTGGGTTTTGATAAAACCTTTGGTTTTCTGGCAACTGGAGCAGAAGGAGTGGGGTGGAAAACTGTTCGTCAAACCTCTTTGTGGACAAGTGCTTCAGAAACATTTCCCGGAATCGGACAAGAGTTTATGCCCAGTCTGAATGAAGGATCATTTCTCCTGATGCCTACCAGCATGCCACATACGGGTGTGGAGCAAAACTTAAAATTGATTGAAACTTTAGATCGCAGGTTAGCTGCAATACCGGAAGTGGATGTCGCTGTAGGGAAATGGGGTCGTGTAAATTCAGCTCTGGATCCTGCTCCTGTGCAGATGTTCGAGAATACGATAAACTACCGTCCCGAATATATCCTGGATAGCGACGGTCATCGTATGCGTTTTAAAGTGAACAGCAAGGGAGAGTTCTTACTTAAAGGAGGAGGTGTCTATAATCCTGCCGACGGATTCAGGATAATACCTGCTGACAGCCTGATTGCCGATCGCTACGGTGATTACCTGCGCCAATGGCGTCCTGAAATTAAGAGTAGCAATGATATCTGGCAAGAGATTGTGAATGTGACCCACCTTCCCGGACTAACATCCGCACCCAAACTGCAACCTATCGAAGCACGACAGGTGATGTTGTCGACCGGAATGCGTGCGCCAATGGGTATAAAAGTATATGGTCCTGATCTTGAATCAATCGAAGAAGGAGGAAAGGCCCTTGAGCAAGCCTTGAAAGAGGTTCCTTCAGTCATCCCTTCGTCCGTATTTTATGATCGGGCGGTAGGTGCGCCTTACCTAGAAATTGAGTTGAACCGTAGCAATATGGCCAGATATGGAGTTAATGTATCTGATATGCAGGAGGTGCTGGGTGCCGCCGTTGGAGGTATGGTACTAACCTCCACTGTAGAAGGAAGGGAACGATTCCCGGTCAGACTTCGTTATGCCCGCGAATTACGAGACAGTCCGGAAGCACTTGCCAAGTTGTTGATTCCCACGGCTACGGGCGTTCAGGTTCCTTTGGAGGAGCTGGCCGATATCAGCTACGAACGTGGAGCACAAATGATTCAAAGTGAAAATACCTTTTTATTAGGATATGTAATCTTTGATAAGTTGGCAGGCAAAGCCGAAGTCGATGTAGTAAAAGAGGCATCCAGGATACTGGAAGATAAGATAGCAAACGGCGAGTTAAAACTGGCCAAAGGGGTTTCTTATAAATTTGCCGGAAATTATGAACAACAGGAGCGTGCAACTAAACGTTTAATGATTGTTATCCCTATTGCGCTTCTTTCTATCTTGATGATCCTTTATTTCCAATTCCGTACTGTAACAGCTTCTTTTATTCATTTTTCGGGAGTATTTGTAGCATTTGCCGGAGGGTTTATCTTTTTATGGCTTTACGGACAAGATTGGTTCATGAATTTCTCGTTGAATAACATAAATATGCGCGACCTCTTCCAGATGCATCCTATAAACCTAAGTGTAGCCGTATGGGTTGGATTTATAGCTCTGTTTGGTATTGCGACCGATGATGGGGTGTTGATGGGGACATACATTCATGATGTATTTGTGGAGCGAAATCCAAAAACCAGGATTGCCATTCGCGAGGCAGTAGTATTTGCAGGTAATAAAAGGGTTCGCCCTGCAGCTATGACTACGGCTTCAACACTGATTGCCCTGTTACCTGTGTTAACTTCTGCTGGCAAAGGTGCAGATATCATGGTGCCTATGTCTATCCCCACTTTCGGTGGTATGTTGATTCAATCCATGACCATGTTTGTTGTACCCGTATTACAATGTTGGTGGCGTGAGGGGGTATTGAAACGAGAACAGAGAAAGGAAAAAAAACAGAATGAATTACAAACAACGAAGGAGACAGAATATGAAGAATAA
- a CDS encoding IS1182 family transposase, with the protein MLAQQDRLAFSNHLDLYDLIIPQDNLLRRINMLIDFTFVYKELVSKYSLENGRTAESPVRMFKYLLLKTVYDLSDVDVVERSRYDMSFKYFLGMVPEDDVIDPSSLCKFRKLRLKDMDLLNLLIEKTVILAIEKGIIKSASIIVDATHTGSRSNPHSPIEVLKLRSKQLRKSLYETDETIKNSLPAKNEDDMLEHELTYTQSLIDSLKDKVTLVCLPKVKEKLNLLKETLEDIADHYTVSQDQDARIGHKSEDSSFFGYKTHIAMSEERIITAAVITSGEKSDGLQLPALVEQSRANGMNIETVIGDAAYSGKDNLEKAKDEHFELVSKLNPSISQGCRREEDKFDYNKDAGMFVCPAGHMAIRRAKHGKKNGAWNQAYAYYFDIEKCKVCARREGCYKPGAKSKTYSVPIKTDEQKAQIDFQQTERFKEKAKERYKIEAKNAELKQVYGYDRAQSYGLSCMQMQGAMAIFAANLKRILKLL; encoded by the coding sequence ATGCTCGCACAACAAGACCGTCTGGCTTTCAGTAACCACTTAGATCTTTACGATCTGATTATTCCTCAGGATAATCTTCTTCGTCGGATCAACATGCTGATTGACTTTACATTTGTTTACAAAGAATTAGTGTCCAAGTATAGTTTGGAAAATGGGCGCACAGCGGAAAGTCCAGTTCGTATGTTCAAATATCTTTTATTAAAAACCGTCTACGACCTTTCTGATGTTGACGTAGTGGAACGTTCCCGGTATGATATGTCTTTCAAATACTTTTTGGGTATGGTTCCAGAGGATGATGTAATAGATCCCAGTTCGCTATGTAAATTTCGCAAACTCCGGCTTAAGGACATGGATCTCTTGAATCTACTTATCGAAAAAACGGTTATCTTAGCCATTGAGAAGGGTATTATAAAATCAGCCTCCATCATAGTGGATGCCACGCATACAGGTTCCCGTTCCAATCCCCATTCCCCAATAGAAGTATTAAAGTTGCGTTCTAAACAGTTACGTAAATCCCTTTATGAAACAGATGAAACAATTAAAAACTCATTGCCAGCAAAGAATGAAGATGATATGTTGGAACACGAACTCACCTACACACAATCATTGATTGACAGTCTGAAAGACAAGGTTACTCTGGTGTGCTTGCCTAAAGTAAAAGAAAAACTGAACCTGCTTAAAGAGACCTTGGAAGATATAGCCGATCATTATACCGTTTCTCAAGACCAGGATGCCCGTATCGGTCACAAATCAGAAGACAGCTCTTTCTTTGGATATAAAACCCATATTGCCATGAGTGAAGAGCGTATTATAACGGCAGCAGTGATAACTTCCGGAGAAAAGAGCGATGGTCTTCAGCTTCCAGCATTAGTGGAACAAAGCCGTGCTAACGGGATGAATATAGAAACAGTTATAGGTGATGCGGCTTATTCAGGGAAAGATAATCTGGAAAAAGCCAAAGACGAGCATTTTGAGCTGGTCTCTAAGTTGAATCCCTCTATTAGTCAGGGATGCCGCAGAGAAGAGGACAAATTTGATTATAATAAAGATGCAGGGATGTTTGTATGCCCCGCAGGACATATGGCAATACGCAGAGCTAAACATGGTAAAAAGAATGGTGCCTGGAATCAAGCTTATGCTTATTATTTTGATATAGAAAAATGCAAAGTCTGTGCAAGAAGAGAAGGTTGTTATAAGCCTGGCGCAAAATCAAAAACCTATTCCGTACCAATAAAGACGGATGAGCAGAAAGCCCAAATAGATTTCCAGCAGACCGAACGATTTAAAGAGAAAGCCAAAGAGCGTTATAAGATAGAAGCGAAAAACGCAGAACTCAAACAAGTATACGGATATGACAGGGCACAGTCATATGGATTGTCATGTATGCAGATGCAGGGGGCAATGGCTATCTTCGCCGCAAATCTGAAAAGAATATTGAAATTACTCTAA
- a CDS encoding HYC_CC_PP family protein, whose translation MRRFLAFILILLYIGVSTGVAINYHYCMNKLAEVSLVMTDQHDSCSNCGTDESKDGCCSDEVKAMRISIDQNLTERISLNSSFMYVVAVLYDMQSLLLAKEVSSESVSQFSFYPPGLDRPPLFIRNCTWLI comes from the coding sequence GTGAGAAGATTTTTAGCATTCATATTGATCCTTCTGTATATTGGTGTTTCTACTGGGGTAGCCATCAATTATCATTATTGCATGAATAAACTGGCTGAGGTCAGTTTAGTTATGACTGATCAGCATGACTCTTGCTCAAATTGCGGAACGGATGAATCCAAAGATGGTTGTTGCTCTGATGAGGTCAAAGCTATGCGTATTTCTATCGACCAGAATCTCACAGAAAGAATTTCATTGAATTCATCCTTTATGTATGTGGTGGCTGTGCTTTACGATATGCAGAGTTTACTATTAGCAAAGGAAGTATCATCGGAATCAGTTTCCCAATTCTCATTTTATCCTCCCGGCTTGGACAGGCCTCCTCTGTTCATTCGCAACTGTACATGGTTGATTTAA
- a CDS encoding TolC family protein has protein sequence MWIALWFSSITIYASETDSLTYYLRMAAQNNPQVKAAFAGYKASLERIPQAGAYADPELEIGYFLEPMETLMGKQKADLTLMQMFPWFGTQKAARTEAAEMARMKYEEFRDSQNNLYYSVKSQWYQLCNLNEQYKNTAANIELLKQLEQLAIRRFSAPGSSAGVTVRQPVVSAGQNVSAASSGMSGMSGMATSSNVGTVSTTQPVSGGTMAPMASMGSNGATGGLSDVLRIQLEISELENALQTIHSNRIAAEAAFNALLNRNQQLPVAVPDTLIQRTYMYTDQAVTDSLFSNPMLSMIDAEKRAYKAKAEMDKKMSYPMFGIGLQYSILGKTSSGSSDMNTAVPMNSMNGKDMIMPMVKISIPIFRKKYNAQQRESAYYRQASELKYADILNIMMSDYSALKQQLEEASRKITLYEKQYQLSLSTYHLITREFSAGSATLTDVIGVERQLLDYRLKKSEAVADYNTRVAGIEKLIARSLE, from the coding sequence ATGTGGATTGCACTCTGGTTTTCTTCAATAACAATCTATGCATCCGAAACCGATAGCCTTACCTACTATTTACGTATGGCAGCACAAAACAATCCGCAGGTAAAGGCCGCGTTTGCCGGGTATAAAGCTTCGTTAGAGCGTATACCCCAAGCGGGTGCTTATGCTGATCCGGAGCTTGAGATAGGTTATTTTCTGGAACCAATGGAAACCCTTATGGGAAAACAAAAAGCCGATCTCACACTGATGCAGATGTTTCCCTGGTTCGGTACTCAAAAGGCGGCCCGTACAGAGGCGGCAGAGATGGCGCGTATGAAGTACGAGGAATTCAGAGACAGCCAGAATAATCTTTATTATAGCGTCAAAAGTCAGTGGTATCAGTTATGTAACCTGAATGAACAGTATAAAAATACGGCAGCTAACATCGAATTATTAAAGCAATTGGAGCAGTTGGCAATCCGTCGTTTCTCTGCTCCGGGAAGCTCTGCCGGAGTAACTGTACGCCAACCGGTAGTATCTGCCGGCCAGAATGTTTCGGCCGCCTCTTCAGGAATGTCGGGAATGAGTGGTATGGCCACCTCTTCAAATGTAGGTACGGTATCAACGACACAGCCTGTTTCCGGAGGTACAATGGCGCCTATGGCATCCATGGGAAGTAATGGAGCAACTGGCGGATTGTCTGATGTATTGCGTATACAACTTGAAATTTCCGAATTGGAAAATGCTTTGCAAACGATTCATTCCAATCGGATAGCAGCCGAAGCAGCTTTTAATGCATTGCTTAACCGCAATCAGCAATTGCCTGTAGCGGTACCCGATACATTGATTCAGAGGACTTATATGTATACGGACCAGGCAGTAACAGACAGTCTGTTTTCAAATCCGATGTTATCCATGATCGATGCAGAGAAAAGAGCCTATAAAGCTAAGGCGGAGATGGATAAAAAGATGAGTTATCCGATGTTTGGTATAGGCCTGCAATACTCCATACTCGGAAAAACTTCATCAGGATCGTCTGACATGAATACAGCTGTACCCATGAACAGTATGAACGGTAAAGATATGATTATGCCGATGGTCAAAATATCCATACCTATCTTCCGTAAAAAATACAACGCACAACAACGTGAAAGCGCTTATTATCGACAGGCCAGCGAATTGAAATATGCAGACATCCTGAATATAATGATGTCCGATTACAGTGCGTTAAAGCAGCAGTTGGAGGAGGCATCCCGTAAGATTACGTTATACGAAAAACAATATCAGCTTTCGTTATCAACGTATCATCTTATTACACGCGAGTTTTCGGCCGGCTCGGCTACCCTTACCGATGTAATCGGGGTGGAAAGGCAGTTGCTTGATTACCGGCTCAAGAAGAGTGAGGCGGTGGCCGATTATAACACCCGGGTGGCGGGGATAGAGAAACTTATAGCACGGTCATTGGAATAA
- a CDS encoding efflux RND transporter periplasmic adaptor subunit, with protein sequence MKTIKDIIKLKAVRYTALILGGFLLGWAFFSPNQSNQASTHDHEHAAGEAESEIWTCSMHPQIKQDKPGKCPLCAMDLIPLRKGGGEGGEAVDPNAIQLSEEAIALANVQTTRVSRGNPVKTMRLYGKIAPDERSLQSQTAHVSGRIETLNVAFTGQTVQKGQTLATLYSPELFNAQQELLEAIRMQQPMLVTAAREKLAYWKLTPEQIAAIEKSGKPSSTVAIKANVSGVVMTKRVNTGDYVSQGGVLFDIANLSKVWALFDAYEADLPFIKKGDKISFTLQALPGRTFTGIVAFIDPMIDPTTRTARVRVETGNPGMEFKPEMYATAQLEASLRGHDNQLVIPQSAVLWTGKRSVVYVKQPNVNVPAFLLREIDLGPSLGGSYVVLAGLNEGEEVVTNGVFSIDASAQLEGKRSMMNPVEAKPVTGHEGHVMPAQNTVPQTNHSSAHMHGMSESNKTKSFTLEVKGSCGMCKERIETTAKGVAGVTEAVWNQETKVLKLQIDTTKTSLQAVSKAIAKVGHDTSLHKADKAVYDALPGCCHYRE encoded by the coding sequence ATGAAAACGATTAAAGATATTATAAAACTGAAAGCAGTTCGGTATACAGCTCTTATTCTGGGCGGTTTTTTATTGGGATGGGCATTTTTTAGCCCAAACCAGTCCAATCAGGCGTCTACACATGATCATGAACATGCTGCTGGTGAGGCAGAATCTGAAATTTGGACTTGCTCAATGCATCCTCAAATTAAACAAGACAAACCCGGAAAATGTCCGTTATGCGCCATGGATCTTATTCCTCTTCGTAAGGGGGGAGGAGAAGGGGGCGAAGCGGTCGATCCCAATGCTATTCAACTATCGGAGGAGGCTATTGCCTTAGCTAATGTGCAGACAACTCGTGTAAGCAGAGGCAATCCTGTAAAGACCATGCGTTTATATGGGAAAATAGCTCCGGACGAGCGAAGTCTGCAGTCGCAAACAGCCCATGTATCCGGACGTATTGAAACGTTGAATGTCGCTTTTACCGGACAGACTGTTCAAAAGGGACAGACGCTGGCTACACTTTATTCGCCGGAACTATTCAATGCACAGCAAGAGCTTCTTGAAGCTATCCGGATGCAACAGCCTATGCTGGTTACTGCAGCACGCGAGAAACTTGCCTATTGGAAGCTTACACCAGAACAGATTGCAGCGATAGAAAAGTCGGGTAAACCATCCTCAACGGTAGCCATCAAAGCAAATGTAAGTGGTGTGGTGATGACAAAGCGTGTAAACACCGGCGACTATGTCTCGCAGGGAGGCGTACTTTTTGATATAGCCAATTTATCCAAGGTGTGGGCATTGTTCGATGCATACGAAGCCGATCTGCCGTTTATTAAAAAAGGAGATAAGATTTCTTTTACCTTACAGGCTCTGCCGGGACGAACATTTACAGGTATTGTTGCATTTATTGATCCGATGATTGATCCAACAACGCGTACAGCACGGGTGAGGGTGGAAACCGGTAATCCGGGGATGGAGTTTAAACCCGAAATGTACGCAACAGCTCAATTGGAGGCTTCGTTGCGCGGACACGATAACCAGCTGGTGATACCCCAGTCGGCTGTGCTGTGGACCGGTAAGCGATCGGTTGTTTACGTGAAGCAACCCAACGTAAATGTTCCTGCATTCCTTTTACGTGAAATAGACCTGGGACCTTCTCTTGGAGGATCGTATGTTGTACTGGCAGGACTTAACGAAGGAGAAGAGGTTGTAACCAATGGTGTCTTCTCTATTGATGCCAGCGCACAGTTGGAAGGCAAACGCAGTATGATGAATCCGGTGGAGGCAAAACCTGTAACCGGTCACGAAGGTCATGTAATGCCGGCACAGAATACTGTACCGCAAACAAATCATTCTTCTGCGCACATGCATGGTATGTCTGAAAGCAATAAGACTAAATCCTTTACCCTGGAGGTAAAAGGCAGTTGCGGCATGTGTAAAGAACGTATTGAAACAACGGCCAAAGGAGTTGCAGGGGTTACAGAAGCTGTATGGAACCAGGAAACGAAAGTGCTCAAACTCCAGATTGATACGACTAAAACATCGTTACAAGCAGTAAGTAAAGCCATTGCGAAAGTTGGACACGATACCTCGTTGCATAAAGCCGATAAAGCCGTATACGATGCTCTGCCGGGTTGCTGTCATTATCGCGAATAA